A region of Ochotona princeps isolate mOchPri1 chromosome 2, mOchPri1.hap1, whole genome shotgun sequence DNA encodes the following proteins:
- the LOC105941645 gene encoding neuroblastoma breakpoint family member 6-like protein — MATPPSTVSGAAADRRALDTRYCLRSTLEKNKQNLRDLTEKYLTSRATASFPANHLQKHECEQYRDLIASVLEEKPDSEKTQSAARLGEQDSPVQAQVGELAHLRQKLQEGWGACHLFAQHMRNTTKAFEGLVRSTGIASHHGQRLCEQLVRASQLADSLGRKLTSENHNDKNYRDRQETLAQREDQDQILNQVLEDSLDERYLTPSGQQNSAQPSSSHTVLTDVQTTPAGDASQDEIQIVRHQLKQAMVINDCLRHRMQFHLSTLNRDNGTKGCTSNLYWQILDSIVQLYDENRVLREKYERLPVSSNPVSRGNN; from the exons ATGGCCACACCTCCCAGCACAGTTTCTGGGGCAGCGGCTGACAGGCGTGCCCTGGACACCCGCTACTGCTTACGCTCCACGCTGGAGAAGAACAAGCAGAACCTCCGCGACCTGACAGAGAAATACCTCACGTCCAGAGCTACTGCTTCCTTCCCGGCCAACCACCTGCAGAAACATG AGTGTGAGCAGTACAGAGACCTCATTGCATCCGTGCTGGAGGAGAAGCCTGACTCAGAGAAGACGCAGTCCGCTGCAAGGCTGGG AGAACAAGATTCCCCAGTTCAGGCTCAGGTTGGAGAACTGGCCCACTTGCGACAAAAGCTACAGGAAGGGTGGGGTGCCTGTCACCTCTTTGCCCAGCATATGAGGAACACAACCAAGGCTTTTGAGGGCCTCGTCAGGAGCACTGGCATTGCCAGCCACCACGGACAGAGACTCTGTGAGCAGTTGGTCCGAGCGAGCCAGCTGGCAGACAGCCTTGGCAGAAAACTCACTTCAG AGAATCACAATGATAaaaattacagagacagacaAGAGACACTGGCCCAAAG GGAGGACCAAGATCAGATATTGAACCAAGTGCTGGAGGACTCATTAGATGAACGGTACTTGACTCCCTCTGGCCAGCAGAACTCTGCACAACCTTCCAGTAGCCATACTGTCCTGACTGATGTACAAACCACCCCTGCTGGGGATGCAAGCC AAGATGAGATCCAAATAGTGCGGCATCAGCTCAAGCAAGCCATGGTCATCAATGACTGCCTGAGACACAGAATGCAATTCCATCTAAGCACCCTGAACAGAGACAATGGTACAAAAG GATGCACCTCCAACCTGTACTGGCAGATCCTGGATTCCATTGTTCAGTTGTATGATGAAAACAGAGTCCTGCGGGAAAAATATGAGAGACTCCCTGTTTCTAGTAATCCTGTCTCCAGAG